In the genome of Halosolutus amylolyticus, the window CCGCCGCGGTGATCGACGCGGGCGAACCCGCCTTCGAGCGGTACCGGACCGGCGGGCAGTGGCACTGGCGACTCGTCGACGGCACCGATCGGGTGGTCGCCCGATCGGCGGCCGGCACGTCCGCACGGAGCGGGACGGACCGGGCCATCGAACGGTTCGAAGGGACCGCCCGGGACGCCGATATCGTCGAGATCGAGGCCGCGGAGTACGAGGTGTACCCCGTCGCCGCCGACGGTGACGAGGGGCGAACCGCACCGGTAGCCGGGACCGACAGTCGATCCACCGCCGTCGCGGACGGGGCGGGCACGGCGACTCCAGAAACGGCCACGGTGACGTCTGACGACGCCGTCGAGACGTCCGACTCCGGGTCCGCCTGGCACTGGCGGCTCGTGACCGGCGACCGCGACGTGATCGCGGCGAGTTCCGACCCCTGCGCCGACGCCGAGGCTGCCCAGGAGGCGATCGAGCGGGTGCGCGAGCAGGCCCGCGACGCCGAGTTCATCGAGTTCGAAAACGCGGCGTTTCGCGTCTACGAGAGCGACGCCGGCGAGTGGCGCTGGCGGCTGCTCGACGAGGACGGAACGGTCCTCGCCGACAGCGGCGCGGAACACGCCTCCCGGGGCGAGGCCGCGGAGGCGATGCTGACGCTGAAAGAGCAGGCCCCCGACGCCGACGTCCTGGAGATCGAGACGCCCGCGTTCGAACTGTTCGTCACCCCGGACGACGAGTGGGGCTGGCGGCTGATCGACGGCGCCGGCAGACTCGTCGCCGAGGATCCCGACACCCATCCCACCCGGGAGGCCGCCCGCCGCGCGATGACCCGGCTGCTCGACCACCTCGAGGCCGACGTCCGCACGATGGATCGGCCGATCTTCCAGGTCTCCGGGGCCGACGACTGGCACTGGCGGTTCGTCCTCCCGACGGGCGAGCCCGTCGCGATCGCCGCCACGTCCCACCCGACCCGGGACGCCCTCGTCGAACGGCTGTCGACCGTTCGCGAGACCGCGGCGGCCGCCGACGACGCGACGATCGACGAGGTCGCGATCCAGCTCTACGACGGCGGCGACTGGCACTGGCGCCTGCTCGATCGCGACCGGGAAGAACTCGCCGACGGGCGGGGGACGTACCCCGATCGGGAGACGGCACTGGAGGCGGTCGAGACGCTCACGGCCCACGCCGAGGAGGGACCGATCTTCACGATCGAGGACGCCGCGATCCGCGTGGGCGGTGGGGACGGCGCGGGCGGCCACGATGATGACGGCGGGGACGGCGATGGCTGGCACTGGGACCTCGTCGACCGGGATCGCGAGATCCTCGCCACCGCGGCCGACAGCGCCGACAGCCGGTCGGCGCTCGTGGCGGCCATCGACGACGTTCGCCGGCTTGCGCCGCTTGCCGACCCAGTCACGTTTGGGGACGCGTCGTTCGACCTCGTCGCGACCGCGGACGATCGCTGGCAGTGGCAGCTTCGCGACGAGGACGGCCAGGTCGTGGCGACCGGCTCGGAACGGTACGCGACGAAGGCGACCGCTCGCGACGCCGTTTCGGACGTTCGACGGCTGGTCGATCGGGCGAGCGTGTTCACGATCGACAGCCCCTCGTTCGAACTGTACGCGGACGACGAGGAGTGGGCCTGGCGACTGGTCGCCGAGCACGACACGGTGCTGTTAGAGAGCACGCAGACCTACGGGACGCGCACGGCTGCCCGGGACGCGATCGACGATCTGAAAGCGTACGTACCGGATGGTGCGGTTACAGTTGTCGAGTGATCGGCGGAGTCAGGTGTTCCCGTTCTGGACGAACTCGCCCGAACAGTCGTACTCGAGCAGTTCGTATCTGGCGACGTCCGGGGATTCCTCGTACGGGCCGGATCGATCCGTCAGTCCGTAGACGGTGAGCGACTCGACGTTCGTCTCGTGTGAGGCGTTCCAGCGCTCACAGAGGTAGTTCGCGAAGTACGATCGGTGCTTTTCGTTGCCGGCGTACCGCATGTTCGACACGTACTTTCGCTCGCGTGCAGTGTCGTAGGTCGCATCGACCGACGGGGGCCGGTCCCAGTCGACGTCCGAGTCGTGCAGGACGTCGGCTTTCGACCCGTCTTCCAGTTCACCCGGGACGACGAGCCACCGTGCCGTCGAGGTCGGATTGGGTGCGAACATCCGCCAGCTCTGATCGGCCCGTACCGTGTCGAGGACGTCCTCGCCCGTCTCGGGGACCTCGGTGTAGCCGACTGCCTCCGCGTTCGAGAGCACGACGAGGACGAGCAGGACCCACGGGATCACCGTCGCGAACAGGACGCGGCCCCGAGTGGCGACGGCCGAAAACGACGGCACGTCCGGTCGAGTCACGTCCAGCTCGCTGGGACCAGGAACCGGGAGAACGGGGACTGTGGCCTGAAGTCGGTCCAGACTCCGACGAAGTGGGACGTCGACTCCGATTCGCGCGGCCACCGCGGTGGCCCCATTCCAGACGCGGGGCGGGTAAAACAGCACCAGCCCTGCAACGACGATCAGGGGAAACAGGTCGATCCGGAGCGTGACGAGCATCCCGAGGTGCATCCCGACGAACAGCGACGCGATCGACGCGCGCTTGAGCCCTGTCGAGAGAACGAGTAGCGGAGACAGAACGATGAGGATCATCCACGCGTACGTGAACGCCTGCAACAGGAGGTTCTGTCCCGCGAGGACGTTGCCCAGCAGATACGTGAGGTGATCCGCCTGAAAAATGTGGACGACCGCCTCGCCGCTCATCCACAGGTCGCTCTGGGTCTTGTGGATGGCGTTGGTCACGTACATGAGAAGGACCTGGAGGAGGACCGCCATCGTTCCCACTGAGACCACGGTCGGACGCAGTGCATCCCGATCGATCCGACAGGTGTCGACAGCCCACCGCGAGCCGAGGGGCAGAAAGATCCCCCAGAACAGGAGCATTCGCAACAGGACGTCGCCGGAGTTGAGCACCATCGGATTTCGGAGGTGAAGCGATACCAGGAGGAGCCACGAGACGATCGTCGCGGTCCGCGTTCGATAGCCGACGAGCAACGCGAGAGCGACGACTCCCGCAACGCAGAACAGGAGGGCCTGGGCCCATACCTCGCCAGAGACTGCGTGCAGGGAATACGTGTAGGGTGCCGAGTAGTCCGCGAACAGCGCTTCCCGGGGGAGCACGCCGGAATCCGTGTAGAAGTCCTCGAGCTTTCGCGCCCGTCGGAGGAGATCGACGATCAGTAGCGTGCCGAGCGCGATTCGGAATGCGGCCAGGGCTCTGCGATCGATCTCGAACCGCCGCTGGATGCCCGCTGCGATTCGATCCACGATATCTGCGACGCGATTCCGCGCTGAAGAGCGGCGCTGCCGATCCGGTGTCATTGTGATGGTCGTCCGTCTGTCACGACTCTCGAGCAGACCGGTATAAGCTTGTTGAACAGTAAAGAGATCGTTTCACCTTGGGACCCCGGGTCACGGCCGAGCGAACCGACGGTCACGGCTGACGACCGCGTCGGCGTGTGCGATCGGGGCGTTCGACACTGGGCCACCTCGCTCGAACTGCACGATCGGAATACTGAACTATCGAGGCTGCCAACTGCAAGCCGATGGGCGACGAGATTCCGGACGAGGACCCGATCGTGCTCTTCGACGGCGTCTGCAACCTCTGTAACGGGTTCGTGCAGTTCCTCGTGCCGCGGGACACGGAGGAGCAGTTCTACTTCGCGTCGCTCCAGTCCGAGGTCGGAACGCAGTTACTGGCCGACCACGGCCTCCCGACCGACGAACTCGAATCGATCGTGCTGATCGAGGGCGACGACTGCTACGTCAAGTCCGATGCGGTCATCCGGATCGCCACGATCCTCGGCGGCATCTACGCACTCCTGGCACCGTTTCGAGTCGTGCCGCGATCGATTCGGGACGGACTGTACGATTTCGTCGCCGCCAACCGCTACCGCATGTTCGGCAAGAAAGAGCAGTGTCTGATGCCGACTGGAGACGTTCAGGAGCGGTTTCTCGAGTAGTTCGATCGGTCCCGTGGCCGTCCAGCCGCGCGATCGCGGCAACTCCGTCTTCTCGACGGTCCCCGCGATCGACTCCTCACTCCGCCTGTGCGATGGCGGGTTCGGTGAGACGTTCTTCCGCCCGATCGCGATCCTCCGGATACCCTACGTCGATCCGCCAGCCGTCCATCCGGATCGGAATGTGATTGATTCCCTCGGACAGAAGATATTTGTTCTATGCAGACAGTCGCTCACTCAGATGGAATCCGTTTCCGATCATGCCGTCGACGCCGCAGAACCTTCCCCTCTCGACCAGCTCGAAGATACGGCCTGCACGTTCTGCGATAGTGGATTGCTCGTTCGTAATCAGTACAAGGGAAACGACGCCGTGGTCTGCAACAACTGCGAGACGCCAGCGATGCAAGTCTGGGACGTGAAGTGACCACCATCGATTCTGCGTCAGTTGTTTCGTTCGGTCTCGATCGAATGATGGCCGAGCCAGTCTGTGAGTCGGTCTTTCTGGTAGCGCCTGGATCGATCCACGCCCGAGGCTGGCCGGATGCCGAAGAGGTTTTTATCGAACGCTATCAATGCCGACCATGAACCTGCTTGCGGTGGCTGCCGTCTCGCTTCTTTTCGTGACAGCCGTCCCCTATATCTGCTACCTCGGACTATATGCGTGGATTCGACCGCAGGGCTCACCCGCTGACAAAGAACCCGCAGAACCAACGGTGAGTATCGTTCTCCCGACGTATAATGAAGCACAGATTGTGGAAACGAAACTCGACGATCTGCTCGAACTCGACTATCCGATGGAAAAGGTCGAACTCGTCGTCGTCGACTCGTCGACCGACGACACCCGAGAACTCATCCGCAACTACTTCGCGGACATGGATGCCCCGGAACTGGTGCTGCTGGAAGAGGACGAGCGTCGCGGGCTCGCGCCGGCGCTCAACGACGCCTACGAGGCTGCATCGAACGAGATGGTCGTGAAGACCGACTGCGATTCCAAACTCTCGCCGGACGTGCTCCGGGAAGCCGCCGCGAATCTCGCGGACGACGACGTCGCGGCGGTGACTGGCCGGAACGTGGAGGTGTTAGGCGGGAGTGAGGTCGAATCCGGCTACCGTGGCGTCCAGAGTCACATCCAGCAGTTAGAGTCACACCTCGATTCTACGCTCATCTTTCATGGCCCCTTCTCTGCGTTTGAGAACGACGCACTGCTTCCGATCGATCCGAACTCGCTGGCCGACGACACCGAACTCGCGCTGAAGATTCGGCGCCAGGGCGATCGCGTGCTCTTCGATCCCGCCGTCCAGTACATGGAGGCCAGTCACTCTGAGTTCGTCAAGCGGCGAAAGCAGAAGGATCGCCGCGGAATGGGATTGATTCGGTTGCTAGTGCAGCACCGAGACGCGATCGGCAGGTACGGCAAGTACGGACGCGTGGTGTTGCCGTTCAACTGGTGGTTCATGATCGTCTCGCCGTGGCTGCTCGCGGTGACGATCGTGATTTGGACCGGCGCGGCCCTTTCCCTGTTTGGGATCGGCGGGCTGGCGGTTCCGGTGGCAATCAGTGTATTCGTATTTCTCGGACAGCGTGACTTACTCGGGCCTGTACAGACGCTGTACTCAATATTCGACACACAAGTGTCGCTGCTACGGGCCAGCGTAGAACTGTTAATTGGCGACTCGGACGGAACGTGGGATGTCGATTCGGAGTTGCGGGAGGCGTTCGAATGAAGAACCGAATTCACGTTGGAACAAGGAGGCAACTACAATGACGGATGATCTCAAGGATCAGGACGTTTCAGTAGCAATTCTCCACGATCGATTCCCAGGAATCGGTGGTGGGGAAAAGTTCGCTATCGAGGCAGCTCGAGTGCTAAATGCGCCGGTATACACAATGTATGTTTACCCAGGAACAGAGATTCCAGACAACGTGGAGGTCATTCCAATACGACAGAAGAAGTACACAGGCGGTCTCTCTCAGCGGATTCTCGCGTGGCGGAACGAAGGTTCGAATCCACTCGAGACATTGAGCGTCGCGATGGACATGACAGACGCTCACCCTGAGCTCGTAGATTATGATGTGGTTCTCTCCAGTGCACCGCTCAGTAAGAATTACGTCCCGACCACTGACCAACGAGTCGTCCACTATCCTCATAGCCCGCCGCGCTGGTTGTATGACCTATTCCGCGACCGTATGTCGTCGTTCGACTACTCTGGGATTCGGTTCATATTGAAAGCCTACGCAAAGTGGTGGCGTGCGCTCGACAAGGAGGCGAACGACTACGTGGACACGTTCGTCGCCAACAGCGAACTTATCCGGGATCGCATTCGACGC includes:
- a CDS encoding YegP family protein; translation: MGFARSVHRWRLAERARRERTPHLQPTSDRLGRLLCGFGIASIGVLSTGWLAQVTELDTEVIAIVIGIAIVLGILTFALLLAAKRTVVGPADETSVAPATPTGDATESAQVAVVQDETGDWTWSVLHLERRAESTDRAASRSAATEQVERLQAAIEAADCHEVPEAAFRLSADRDDTWRWTLDRAGGSRVGVAPQAFDEREAAESAVHFLRDHGPDADLVDIEGGAFTFDERHDGWHWQLAASDRTPLAESATGYESRDRADEAAETVSDLVAQADLLDIDHVGAELYDREDGWAWRLVDDADAVVADSTGTFDTRRDAERAADAVLPALESAAVIDAGEPAFERYRTGGQWHWRLVDGTDRVVARSAAGTSARSGTDRAIERFEGTARDADIVEIEAAEYEVYPVAADGDEGRTAPVAGTDSRSTAVADGAGTATPETATVTSDDAVETSDSGSAWHWRLVTGDRDVIAASSDPCADAEAAQEAIERVREQARDAEFIEFENAAFRVYESDAGEWRWRLLDEDGTVLADSGAEHASRGEAAEAMLTLKEQAPDADVLEIETPAFELFVTPDDEWGWRLIDGAGRLVAEDPDTHPTREAARRAMTRLLDHLEADVRTMDRPIFQVSGADDWHWRFVLPTGEPVAIAATSHPTRDALVERLSTVRETAAAADDATIDEVAIQLYDGGDWHWRLLDRDREELADGRGTYPDRETALEAVETLTAHAEEGPIFTIEDAAIRVGGGDGAGGHDDDGGDGDGWHWDLVDRDREILATAADSADSRSALVAAIDDVRRLAPLADPVTFGDASFDLVATADDRWQWQLRDEDGQVVATGSERYATKATARDAVSDVRRLVDRASVFTIDSPSFELYADDEEWAWRLVAEHDTVLLESTQTYGTRTAARDAIDDLKAYVPDGAVTVVE
- a CDS encoding HTTM domain-containing protein — protein: MTPDRQRRSSARNRVADIVDRIAAGIQRRFEIDRRALAAFRIALGTLLIVDLLRRARKLEDFYTDSGVLPREALFADYSAPYTYSLHAVSGEVWAQALLFCVAGVVALALLVGYRTRTATIVSWLLLVSLHLRNPMVLNSGDVLLRMLLFWGIFLPLGSRWAVDTCRIDRDALRPTVVSVGTMAVLLQVLLMYVTNAIHKTQSDLWMSGEAVVHIFQADHLTYLLGNVLAGQNLLLQAFTYAWMILIVLSPLLVLSTGLKRASIASLFVGMHLGMLVTLRIDLFPLIVVAGLVLFYPPRVWNGATAVAARIGVDVPLRRSLDRLQATVPVLPVPGPSELDVTRPDVPSFSAVATRGRVLFATVIPWVLLVLVVLSNAEAVGYTEVPETGEDVLDTVRADQSWRMFAPNPTSTARWLVVPGELEDGSKADVLHDSDVDWDRPPSVDATYDTARERKYVSNMRYAGNEKHRSYFANYLCERWNASHETNVESLTVYGLTDRSGPYEESPDVARYELLEYDCSGEFVQNGNT
- a CDS encoding thiol-disulfide oxidoreductase DCC family protein, translating into MGDEIPDEDPIVLFDGVCNLCNGFVQFLVPRDTEEQFYFASLQSEVGTQLLADHGLPTDELESIVLIEGDDCYVKSDAVIRIATILGGIYALLAPFRVVPRSIRDGLYDFVAANRYRMFGKKEQCLMPTGDVQERFLE
- a CDS encoding HVO_A0556 family zinc finger protein — protein: MESVSDHAVDAAEPSPLDQLEDTACTFCDSGLLVRNQYKGNDAVVCNNCETPAMQVWDVK
- a CDS encoding glycosyltransferase — encoded protein: MNLLAVAAVSLLFVTAVPYICYLGLYAWIRPQGSPADKEPAEPTVSIVLPTYNEAQIVETKLDDLLELDYPMEKVELVVVDSSTDDTRELIRNYFADMDAPELVLLEEDERRGLAPALNDAYEAASNEMVVKTDCDSKLSPDVLREAAANLADDDVAAVTGRNVEVLGGSEVESGYRGVQSHIQQLESHLDSTLIFHGPFSAFENDALLPIDPNSLADDTELALKIRRQGDRVLFDPAVQYMEASHSEFVKRRKQKDRRGMGLIRLLVQHRDAIGRYGKYGRVVLPFNWWFMIVSPWLLAVTIVIWTGAALSLFGIGGLAVPVAISVFVFLGQRDLLGPVQTLYSIFDTQVSLLRASVELLIGDSDGTWDVDSELREAFE
- a CDS encoding glycosyltransferase, with protein sequence MTDDLKDQDVSVAILHDRFPGIGGGEKFAIEAARVLNAPVYTMYVYPGTEIPDNVEVIPIRQKKYTGGLSQRILAWRNEGSNPLETLSVAMDMTDAHPELVDYDVVLSSAPLSKNYVPTTDQRVVHYPHSPPRWLYDLFRDRMSSFDYSGIRFILKAYAKWWRALDKEANDYVDTFVANSELIRDRIRRYYDRDAEVVYPPITGEWRNEGDDGYFVTWSRLAPEKRIDLIVEAFTELDEKLVVAGDGEQREKLERMARGYDNIEIRGFVEDIESLVAKATAVVYAPKNEDFGMVGAEAMMAGKPLLGVDEGFTKYQVEQRITGELFEPTAESIREAVQEFDASIYDGDEIQDRARRYRYKEFETGLRHIVSKVTNE